The DNA sequence TGCTTCAACAATTCTAGTCCAAATACTTGGAAGCTTGTCATTTTCATTGTTTTGGGTATATATTTTTGCAAGAGTATAAAGCGCATGCTTATTCTCAGAAATAAAAAGCATTTCATTGCATATATGCTCAACAAGAGCCCATTTTAAGTTTTGAGAGAATAAATCAATAACAGCAAGCAGATTCATATCATTCAAAGGTCGTCTACTATATATAAGCATTCCAGAAATATAAAGACCTGCTATACTTTTTTTAACGTCCTTTAAATGCCTACTACAAATATCAAGCACATCTTCTGTTAACCCCTCATCAATTATGTTATCTATCAAATCATCTAATTCTTTTATCTTGGCAAGAGAATAATTATTAACAACTATTCTTGTCCACTTATCTTCTTGTAAAATATTATCTAATTTCTCTATGGTAACATTAGACATCAAACTCTCCTAATATCGATTTTTTAGCATCAAGCAACTAATTTACATACTGTTGATAAATTCCCACGTCTATTTCTTTTATATATAACAAAATCTCATCAATACGCGCCCTATCTTCTTTTATCCTTATATAGTGATCAATAAGCCAAAAGTACTTATTAATAAGCCTTGGAAGCAATATGCTTTCATTTATCGCTCTATAAGATTTTTCCTTAAGTTCATTGCGCAAGCTGTAAACAGACTGCTTTAATTGCCCAAGCTCTATAGGTCTTAATTCTCTTTTAATATTAAAAACACCATTAAGAGAACCATAAACGGGAATCCATTCTTTTATAAGATCATCTGAAATGTTTCTGTCAGATTTAATAAGATCTATTAACCTTAAAATCATATCAGACTCAAGAGAATATATATCTATCTTTTGAGGATTAATAAAAAAAGCCTCTCTGAATAATACTTTAGCCTCTTTGATTTCATCAACAAGCGCATAAGAATCAGCGAGCTCTGCAACAACATCTGCATTTTCCTTAGTGTCTCCTAATATTTGCAAAAAAACATTAATCGCTCTCTCATAATTACCCATGCCTTTATAAGACTTAGCAATTTTTATTAAAAGATCTAAATTTTCTGGCTGAATTTTATATATATTTTTATATATATAAAGACAAGTCTGAAACACAAAATATTTTATAGAATTACGGCCTTGTAAAAAATTACAACCCATCTTTTTTAAATACCGTCCTGCAAAATTATTCCACTCTCTTATTAAAAATTCTGCTTTTTCATAATCTTGTCCTATTCTATCAAGACTTTCAACTTGACCGTTCCAATAAACGGAGCTTTTTAAAGCTGTTAAAATTTCAATATTATCAAAATCAAGAGAATGAGCTTCTTCGGATTTTATTAAAGCCTCTTTAAAGTTGCCTTTCCTAAAATCTAAATAAATCTCTTTAATCAATTCAACGATTCTTTCTGATGACACATTCCCACCATTTTAAAAATATATACAAACCCCATCACGCTTTATGTAATTATACCATTTATCAATTTTTAGTCAAACAAGAAATTAGGGCAAAATAACAATATTCTATTTATTATTCTTTAAAAATAAAATCTTATATGTATAATATTAAAAAGAAAATTATGGGATCAAATTCTAGCTTTATGGAACCTAATAAAATTATAAACAAGTCTATTTATTACTACAATTCAAAAAAATATTCACAAGCAATAAAGCTACTAGAAAAAGAAATTTTTTTCTATAAAAATTACTATCTGTATCATTATGTTTTAGGAATGTCTTATCTTCGTATTGGAAACCTTGGTAACGCTCAAACATATCTTAAAAAAGCTTACACTTTAAACCCAAGCGAATCAAACATAAAACAGGCAATTGCTATACTTTTAGCAAGCCAAGGTAAAGAAGAAAAGGCCGTTCAGATATGGCTTAAAATGATAGAAGAAAATCAAGAAGTAGACAGATCAGAGCTATCTCTTGAAATTATTCGGAAAAACCCTATCAAAGGACCTGTTTTTTTAAAAAATAGCAGACTATATGAGAAATTATTCCCAATAATTAAAACAATACCCGATAGAAATCCAACAAAGTTAATAATAATAATTATTATTATTATTGGGGGAATTGTATTTATTTCGATGTTAGCAATCTATTTTGTTTTTTATGAACAAAAAAACACAAGATTTGCAAATCTAAAAACAGAAATAAACAAAAATTTAAACAACATTTCTGCTTACATTGATGACATTAAAATAAATAACAAAGAAAAGATAAAAAATGAAGAAGGTCAATTTATATTGATACTTACCAGTGAAGAAATTAAAAATTCATTCGAAAAAATTAAAAATTATTTAAAAACAGGAAAAGACAATTTTGCAAGAGTAGAAATAAATAAAATATTAAATTCAAATGCATCAGAATCCATAAAACTAAAAGCCAAAAATCTTGCAAGTTTTATCTCAAGACCAGATTTTATTAGCTTTAATGAATATTTAGACTTAAAAGATATTAAAAAAGATCCATCGATCTATTCAAACGTATATGTAAAATGGGAAGGCATAGTAAATAATATTGAAAAAAAAGACAATATAATTCATTTTGACTTTTATGTAGGGTACAACAAGAACATACTCTCAGGAATCATCCCAACAAAAACAACCTTTGATATTGATATTGATTTTAAAGACACTGTTGAAATACTTGGACAAATAGAATATAAAAAGAACCAGCTTACTTTAAATGCAATCACAATTAGAAAAATAGATAAAAATACAAATTAATATTAATAAATATTTGCCAAAATTTTTCAGTACAAAGACTTGAGATTAAAAAGGGGTACACAATAACTTTTCATTACATTTAATAACATTTGTTGCCTCCTCAAAAGAAAGCAACAATTCTTCCTTTTTTGTCAAATCTCTTACCTTCATTTTATTTTCTTTGTATTCCTCCTGACCAACAAAAACCAAAAATCTTATCTCTTTACTCAAAGCATATTCTATTTGTTCTTTAATATTTTTACCATTTTTATTTTTAAAATAAACTTCACAAGAAATATTTTTAATCTTAGAATAATCATGATTCCTAAACTTAGTAGCAAGTTCATAATAATAATTTTGCAAAGCACTATCCAGATTTACAATTAAAACTTTAGATCTAGCCTTAGTGACAAATATCTTAATATAACTAAACTTTTCAAGATCAATTATGTCCTTAATTCTGTCAACACCAAAAGATCCTCCAACTCCCGAAATCTTTTGAATAGAGCTTGAAAACGAAGAAACTAAATTATCATACCTTCCCCCACTACAAACACTGCCCATATTACTACCAAATACCTCAGATTCAAAAACAATGCCTGTATAATAATCAAGCCCACGAGATATTTTAAGATTCAAGTTAAAAGAATCCTGAATCCTTAATAAACTAAGATGACGGAAAATATCTTCCACTCTTTTAATAGACTCGTTATCACCTAAAATACTTTTTAAAGCTTGTATTTTATCTTCAAAAGTACCTTGCAAATTTACTAAACTCAAGATTGAATCTACGGCTTCTTTTTCAATCTCAAAAAGCAAAGTCTCTTCAACCTTCTCAATTCCTATTTTATCTATTTTGTCAATATTTCTTAAAATAAAAATAGACTTTTCTTTAATGCCTAATTTTTCAAAAAAAGAATTTAATATACCAAGATGGGAATAATGGATAACAAATTTTTTATTAATGCCTTCTATAAAATTCAAAAAAATCTCTTCAAGTCCATAATACACAACAGAAAGAATCTCAGCATCACCTCTGAAACTGTCCTCCCCTACTATATCAAAATCAAATTGCATAAATTCTCTATATCTACCCTTTTGAGAATTCTCTCCTCTAAAAACTTTTCCAAATTGAGAACGTCTGAAAGGGAATTTCAAAACAGAAGCATTTGTAGCAACAAATCTGGCAAAAGGAACAGTTAAATCAAATCTCATAGAAACATCTCTGTCTCCATTATCTTTAAACCTATAAACTTGCTTTTCGGTCTCATCTCCACTCTTTTTTAAAAGAAACTCTGAATATTCAAGAACTGGAGTATCTATTAAATCAAAATTATAAGAATTAAGAACACTAAATATCTGCCTAACAATATGAGTTCGAATTAAAGAATCTTTTGGCAAATAATCTTTAAAGCCTTTTAAAGTTTTAACATCCATTATATTACAACCTCTGCTTAATATGCTAATACAACAATCTACTTTTTCAGAATATAATAACATATAATAATATAGATGCAAAAAAAAATGAATGTTTTTTATTATGTATATTCATAAAATAATTTAAGGGACCTAAAATTAATGGCTAAAAGCACGTCTAACAATTTTCGAATAAAGTCAATATTGACAATCTTTTTAGGTATAACTTTGTTAACTATTTATAAATATTTAACACTAATGGTTTTTAACAACAGCTCAGAGAGCACAATGTCTTCAAAATCAAATGATATTGTAAAAAGAGGGAAAATTTATGATAGAAATGGAAAACCAATAGCATTCTCTTCAAAGTCATATTCAATCGGAGCAAATCCTCAAAAAATAGAAAATATTGTCAACACATCTGAAACTCTTGGCGCAATACTCCAAATTGATTCAAGAATTTTAAAAGAAAAGCTTTCTTCCAAGAAAGGATTTTTATATATAAAAAGAAAAATAAAAAGAGAAGAATCGGATCTAATCAAAAGAATTCAATCCGAAGGCAGACTTTCAAACATTACTTTGTACCCTGATTACACAAGAATTTATCCTTTTCGCCATACCACAAGCAATATTACTGGCTTTGTAGGAACAGACAATCTTGGCCTTGAGGGAATAGAATTTTCTCTAAACAGTATATTAGGAAAAGATAAAACCAAACAAAAATTTTTAAATGAAGAATTAGAAACAAACAACAT is a window from the Borreliella chilensis genome containing:
- a CDS encoding histidyl-tRNA synthase; this translates as MDVKTLKGFKDYLPKDSLIRTHIVRQIFSVLNSYNFDLIDTPVLEYSEFLLKKSGDETEKQVYRFKDNGDRDVSMRFDLTVPFARFVATNASVLKFPFRRSQFGKVFRGENSQKGRYREFMQFDFDIVGEDSFRGDAEILSVVYYGLEEIFLNFIEGINKKFVIHYSHLGILNSFFEKLGIKEKSIFILRNIDKIDKIGIEKVEETLLFEIEKEAVDSILSLVNLQGTFEDKIQALKSILGDNESIKRVEDIFRHLSLLRIQDSFNLNLKISRGLDYYTGIVFESEVFGSNMGSVCSGGRYDNLVSSFSSSIQKISGVGGSFGVDRIKDIIDLEKFSYIKIFVTKARSKVLIVNLDSALQNYYYELATKFRNHDYSKIKNISCEVYFKNKNGKNIKEQIEYALSKEIRFLVFVGQEEYKENKMKVRDLTKKEELLLSFEEATNVIKCNEKLLCTPF